The following coding sequences are from one Gossypium raimondii isolate GPD5lz chromosome 4, ASM2569854v1, whole genome shotgun sequence window:
- the LOC128040485 gene encoding uncharacterized protein LOC128040485: protein MACKFEDGLNEDIKLLVEILELKEFVVLLYRAHKAEELSKEKRRADSKARDLRKRLMGKSYHFSSKKSKDFHNRLTALVGLPKKDKLPTARSSNTAARGRPPQNTGNVSGIRGATRDSTMRFEARALARAYAIRAREDASAPDIITGTVSLYNTDVTALIDPGSTHSYICTNLVSSKSLPVGSTKFVVKVSNPLGQYVLIDKVCKNCPLMTQGYNFLIDLMLLPFYEFDVILGMDWLTLHDTVVNYRRKIIVLKCQDGETLRIEFDDSRGLPKVILAMLAHVRKYCDAYLAYVLDTKVSELMIESVPVVCEYPDVFLEELPGLPPIRKVEFAIELVSGTSSILIALKGEFWLQEVGFLGHIVSADGIRVDSSKISAIVDWKPPRNISEKDLNLRQRRWLELLKDYDLVIDYHPAKVNAVADTLSRKSLFALKVMNTQLTLPDDGSILAELKVKSMFLQQICEA, encoded by the exons ATGGCTTGTAAG TTTGAAGATGGgttaaatgaagacatcaagCTTTTAGTCGAGATTCTTGaactgaaagaatttgttgtgtTACTGTATAGAGCACACAAAGCCGAAGAGcttagcaaagaaaagagaagagccGATTCTAAGGCTAGAGATTTGAGAAAGAGGTTAATGGGTAAATCATATCATTTTTCATCTAAGAAATCAAAGGATTTTCATAACCGTTTGACCGCTTTAGTGGGG TTGCCTAAGAAAGACAAACTTCCAACTGCTCGATCGAGCAATACAGCTGCAAGAGGGAGACCACCTCAAAATACTGGAAATGTGAGTGGTATTAGAGGTGCAACAAGGGATTCTACTATGAGATTCGAGGCACGGGCGCTAGCCAGAGCTTACGCTATTCGCGCTCGCGAAGATGCATCGGCGCCAGATATTATCACTGGTACTGTTTCTCTTTATAACACTGATGTAactgcattgattgatcctggatcaACCCATTCTTATATCTGTACAAATTTAGTGTCTAGTAAGAGTTTACCTGTCGGTTCCACTAAATTTGTGGTTAAGGTATCGAACCCCTTAGGTCAGTATGTTCTAATTGATAAAGTatgcaagaattgtcctttgatgactcAAGGTTACAATTTTTTGATCGATTTGATGCTTTTACCATtttatgagtttgatgtgatattgggtatggattggctaactttGCATGATACGGTTGTGAATTATAGACGAAAgattattgtgttaaaatgtCAGGACGGTGAGACTCTACGTATTGAATTTGATGATTCGAGAGGGTTGCCTAAGGTGATATTGGCTATGTTAGCGCATGTGAGAAAATATTGTGATGCTTATCTTGCATATGTATTAGATACAAAGGTGTCTGAGTTGATgattgaatcagtgccagtggttTGTGAATATCCAGATGTGTTTCTAGAAGAGTTACCCGGGTTGCCACCGATCAGAaaagttgaatttgctattgagCTAGTATCGGGAACATCATCGATATTGATAGCTCT caaaggCGAGTTTTGGCTCcaagaagttggatttttgggacacaTTGTTTCGGCGGATGGCATCAGAGTGGATTCGAGTAAGATTTCTgcaattgttgattggaaaCCACCGAGAAACATATCCGAG AAAGATCTGAATCTAAGACAGCGTAGATGGcttgaattgttaaaagattatgatttagtgattgattatcacccgGCAAAAGTGAATGCAGTCGCGGAcactttgagtagaaaatcctTGTTTGCCTTGAAAGTGATGAATACGCAATTGACTTTGCCAGATGATGGATCGAtcttagctgagttaaaagttAAATCGATGTTTTTACAACAAATTTGCGAGGCTTAG